The following are encoded in a window of Salinibacter ruber DSM 13855 genomic DNA:
- a CDS encoding AbrB/MazE/SpoVT family DNA-binding domain-containing protein, translating to MEVEIDDYGRIVIPKEVRDHLGIDSGTALKLTSPLDESRGFFLTEK from the coding sequence ATGGAAGTAGAGATCGACGATTACGGTCGAATTGTCATTCCGAAAGAAGTCCGAGATCACCTCGGTATTGATTCGGGGACTGCTCTCAAATTGACTTCTCCCCTCGATGAATCGAGGGGATTCTTCCTTACGGAAAAGTGA